The genome window ACTGCTACTGTGCTTCTATAAGATGTGCGCATATAAGCAATTCAAAGCTGAGGGATTTAGTTAAAAGTTGAAATCAGCACTACCAAAGTTACACTTGTGTTCACCTAATAATATACTCCATCCCAGTTCTTATCTAACATTCTTCTTCCTTTGTTCAATTTATTTCACCACTTTTCCTGAATCAAAAGTTTGCTGTCTgaaaggaaagggaaaaaaaaaaaaaatagccctCAATGTTATAGTGGTCTTGGTGTAGCAGGAACTAGACCAATATATACACATCTCAACTTTTATCTTAAATAGATTCCACTTAACTTCAATCTATAGactatttaaaaatttaaacactttttttttttttttttttttttttttttttttgaataaggtaacaaaaaatttaaacttttttgTCTTAATATGTAGTCAATAAAGGATTTCTAGATTAGGAAGGAAGGAGTCAATTAAAAGTTACTGAAACGGAAATCCtttattatataaatttaaCTGATTGCGATATACATAACTCCAAACACTTTAGGTTGTAACTTGTAAGGTGGTAATCTAGATAAAGACTCGTACAATTTTAGAATAATCCTCTAGCTCTTGTAAACACAAAACAATGAGAACATAAGGTGGTTACTGGTGATGAAGTCAAAGTATTTGAAGGCACTAAAGCTCCAAGGTGCGGACTGATATTGTTTGAATGAAACCAGCAACGGAATTACAAGGGATAGCATGCACATCCGAGCAAAATGATCAAAAGAACAGAAGTGCAAGCAAAAACCCAGAAGACGTCCAATATATTCAGTGTTGTATTAGCAGACTGGAAAGACTGGAGAGATACAAAAACAACCAAAGATTTTTGTTGGAGCaaacagaaagaaaagaaacaatgtGCCTATATTCAACAAACCTTGATTGTCTTTGACTTCTTCCCCAAACTGTTGAGGGTTCTTGTTAGGGCAGCTTTCACACCATCTATGTGAGTGCCACCATCAATGGTCCGTATGCTGTTTGCATAACCTAGCATCGTGTCTGAATAAGCATCTGAGCACCTGCAatagagaaaagagaaaacGTGAAACTAACAAATCTTACCATATTCATATTGCACACCAATTGCtggaagaaaaataattggTGCAACCACTGCATGACAATGTGGTGCAGCATATAATTGTGTGCTGCTATAATTCCAACCATCCTCGACGTTGAAAAGAGTAAGGAGAGAAAGATGGGGAAGAAGGATAAAATGATATATCTTACCATTGAAGAGCCATATCAATCGTCATTCCATCAACTTCTTTTCTGAATCCCAGCACATCATGAAGTGGTTTCTAGAGCAAGAAGACGTCAGGCACTACTTACTAGACTTCACACAACAAAAGCATCACCGGAAAAGACAGTCCATTTTTTAATAACACGTGGTGTCCGGGCGCTTGCGTGCACCTCGACTTATTCCATAGGGTAccaggtaactctgtccactaAAGCTTAGACAGAGGGGATaaaaatcacctagtgttttgtCTCCTCTGGGATTTGAACCTTTCTCAATCTACTTCATTGACCaataggccacacccttgggtgctgAAAAGacagtctttttttttcttttgataaccTGTAAATTTCTGAGAGCCGGTGGTGCACAATTTGAAACTTGGTAGATAATTGCCCACCCCtttacccttctccacttaaatactaCACACATTGTGCTCTTACACTAGACCAAAGCCCGAGGGCCAAGACGGTCATTAATTTTAGTCATTCTTAAAGACACATGGCTGACATTATCTGACAGATTGCAGACTTGATTCAGATATACGATTCCTTTTGTGCAAGATCGGTAGAGTGTGATACCCCAAAAGAGATACTCCATTTCAGAAAATGCTTgtcctcctttttctttggagTGACACAAATGTTGCCCACATTTCTGAAATGgaaactttaaaaatattatacacCACAAAATGTTTATAGAAACTGTTTCTACTTTTTTTGCTTTTCGATCAGAGAAGTCAGTTCTACTCTTCCCAATACAGCTTCATCCTCATTCTATTATTCTATAATACTAAAGTCAGAATATGTTTTTAATAAGAACAAATACACCCAAATATGTTTCTCAACAAATATTAAACAAATCAAATTTCAAGTCCTCTTAAGAATAGTGCCAAATCAAATGGGGAGAAGAATTTCGAAACAAGGGAGcataaaatataatttgttaGCTCCATTCAATATTTTAGAAGTGAAGGCACTGATGAACCTAGTGACCAGGACACTATGTTACATGACATGTAAGTATGAGAGATCAGTAAATACATAGGTGAAGATTAACCATGATTCTTTATCGGCAGTTCTAAATTTTTCGATAACAAGCATTTTATTCAATAAATTCGAAAGAGGATATGAAGCGCGTGAAAAGTAAAAGGGAAAAGACAAGCACACTTTGTCTGCATTCAGCCATTTCACGTATTCAACCAATCCTCCAGCATAAAAGTACTCAGCGTGTTGGATCTTCTCCGGATCTACATCATCCTTCTTGAGAATAATTGTAAgctgaaataaaatatatgctcAATCATTTGAAACTAAAATGAATCCAGCATATGAAGATAGCTATCAAGAATAAGAAGCTTTAATTTCTTCGAAGAAGTTTATGTATGTCTATGCACCAAAATGCAGCAGGTATACGTGAGGAATGTCAGTTCCATTGAAATGAACTTCAACATGCAGTCACCAAATGGCATAAGCAATTTCACGTAAACCATAGGTTGAAGAAGGAAGACATTGAAACACCAATAAAGTTGCTTCCACAAACAAAACCTCTTAATGGTGTCATTTGACAGCATGAATCTAACTAATACTACCAACAATACCTCAGGGTTGAGGAAAGCAAGCTCCCTAATTCTCCCAGCTATGGTGTTATAGTCAAATTGTATTTCAGTTGTGAATACTGCAAAGGACGATGCCATcagaatttaaatattaattaaaaggaaattggaaacatgaaaatattggaGTTTGAATACAAAATAACTACCTTCTTTATCAGGCCAAAACCGAATGGCAGTCCCTTGCCGATCTCTCATTTTCACTGGGAGCTCCTGACATATCAAAGTTGTTACTGGCTTCCCCCGTGAATATTTCTGCTTGTATTCTTTACCATCACGCCATATGGTAACTTCTAGGGCCTATCAGAGAATATGATATAGATCACTAGGTCAGGAAAGCTGAAAGACCATTAACACCTCAAGTTAGTAGAAGAGGGCCATTGTTTGGTGTTTTGCTCACTGTAGAGAAATTCCAGCACTATCTTCTAACTTTTTGCtgtttataaataaaaaattacctaTTCCAAGAAAATTGATCATGCATGTAAGCATTTTGCTGAACCATTTCAGCCACGCTAAAAAAATAATCAGAACTACACTATATATAAAAGCAATAAATCAAACACAATCCATGTTTACATGTATTAGGTTTAAAAATGTCCTAATATTAGCATCCAATTTAAAGGAGGAAATCCTCAGCAGTCATATTTTCTAcaaggagaaaagagagatatcTGACCTAGAAAGCATAAGCAATTATTGGTTTACTTTATTTTCCTTTAtcgatttttctttttagacaTCCATTGGACACAGCGTTATTTGGATATCAAAAGGTCACTGAATAAAGAGTTGAACCGTTCAACAATTGATTTGTGTCCACACATGCAAGAGGTGTATGTAATCTTCAGACTGTAGTCTTTCTCTGATTAGAGCCTACATTGATATCTGCTTTCCTTGAAATGAGATAAACGGCCCCCCACGATGGAGCACAATCaacttttgaaaaatgaaaatccaGAACTAGTCTAGGTTAGAACTCAACATCTTGAAAGCTCCTGAACTGTATATCTAGTCACAGGAAAAATAATCTGAAAATGCTTAAACAATTTAGTAAACATGCTGGAAGTTAATAACACTTGAGGTCATTCTACCACGAGAGACTACTTATCAGGTTAAAGCAATGGCAGCGACAGATTTGATTAAAGTACCGCTAGACAGTCAAAAAGAGAACATAAAGCCAAAGTATACAACACATATTAAGAGATGAATAACTAGCTAAAactggcaaaaaaaaaaaaaaaggagcaatagcacaaatttttcaaaaacagaTTCTGTATTCTTTATCAGTGTATAGGAAAATGCTAGCACATATCtacaaatatttcaaaaacaGATTCTGTATTCTTTATCAGTGTATAGGAAAATGCTAGAACATATCtacaaatatttcaaaaacaGATTCTGTATTCTTTATCAGTGTATAGGAAAATGCTAGCCGATATAAATGATTGATACCTCTGACAATGCATTAACAACTGACAAGCCCACACCATGTAATCCACCAGACACACTATAGCCACTACTTGAGCCTCCAAATTTACCACCTGCATGCAAAACCTGCACATTTTTCTACCACATCATCAAGATATACTCTTGCTTCATTCTCTATTTTAAAAGCATTATTTCCATCTGAAATTCATAAAACGTTGATTTCCATGATTTCAATAGCATCCTCAATAATGCAACCAACATCAGTAAATAGCATGACTCAATTCAGAAGAATATGATAAATTCTAAGAGCCGGAACCTACAATCTCATTAGTCTGTATAGTATATAACTAGGAGCTTAGAAACAACAAACTTTTCAAGATCCGTAAGAGGGAAACACATTGGATATATTCGTGACTGCATATCCGACTTTCTGCTATATCTATCATCTATTACTATTATATAAGCCTAAAAATCCATGCTAAAGTATTGTAGACAAAAATGACCTTATAAAGTTGAAGGACTTTTATACCCTTCTAGTAACAGAATTACCCATTCAACATTAGTCTACAAAATGTAAGAGCGTTACAGAAATAATGTATTTTATGTCTCTCCCTTTACTAATCATTATTGTATTCTTTAAAGCACTTGCATTGTCCAAAGGGTAGAGGCTGCGGTTCCCTTGTCATTAAGAAAAAATGCACTTACATTGTATACTCACCCAAAATACAATCATGTGATCTGAATGTGAGAGACATGAAGAGACATATAAATTGCATTAGTTGTGCAATAAGTGTAATTTTGGTGGATCCATGTAAAGCATATACGTTTCCGAgttaacttctcatttgttaAAGCTTTGCTGTTTATGCTCCTAGATGATTGTGATTTTAGCTTATAAATACATGTCTTCACAATTTGAAAACATTTTGATTTTAAAGATGTAACTGCCTTTTGTCTGACATTGTTACCTGGATTGGCATCCCAATGTAGCAGCGTTCTTGGGTACAAGACTTTTTATTTGTGTCTTTCCTTTAGATGCACTAATTTGTGGTGAGCTTAAATTTGGTAGCTTGAAATGTGGTGAACTTAAATTTGGTAGGTTGAAATGGGGAAAGATTTCTTCCTTTATTGAGCTAGCTAAAGAAGGTCAACATTCATCAATTTCAAAAGCTTTAACTTTTGTGTTTAATCTTTTTATTACTCAAACACATTGTTTAATTATATGTGTGTGATTTTAGAAGAGAATCTTGTGTACTCGTGATATAGGACTCACGTGCAGAGCGCGTGTCCAAATACTAGTAAAGAATGATAAGCAAGAGTGAATTGTGCTTTGTGCAGGCTTTTACAGTCTTTGAGCCATAGCTCTGCTCTATAAGTACCTTTTCTGGAATACactaagaaaaaataaatctaaacatgtgattgtgcaggagtGGAAGTGGAACCTTGCACCTTACTCCAAGCAATAATGTTTTACTGTTCTAGTGTTTTACAAATGGCTAATGACGCTTCTTGTAAATCACATAAACCTCGGGTCGCTGATAACACTGCTCCGAGTTTCTTTGATCATGTTCTGTTTAACCAAAGATGATAAATAGAAGACTATGCTGCACTGGTTGATATTTAGTACATAATCACCAAAGGTATGGGCAGGATAAGACAACTGGGGAAGGAAGATGTAGGAAAAGTACAACTAAGCTCCACTAACTCTTCTATAAAACTTCAATGAGAGATTACTGACTGTTGaatctttttaaattatttttagtaacTGAGAAATTCCCAAGGAATAGCGGCGCACAATTCGAAACACGGTGAAATAATGGACCTTTAACCTTGTCCATTTAAATACCAGACTATTGTCTAAAGGGTTCGGACCTGTGATGTACGTTTAACCCACACATCATGCACTAGATCAAAACTCTTGGAGCAACTATACCTTCAGTGTTGAATCTTGAAGCAGCTATAACCTTCAGTCTTTCAATATCGGGAACCATCTTTGGGAGTTCAAAAAACTTGCTTTCATAACTCCTACTTCTTCCTTATGATTTTACAGTTAATGTTAAGGATTTCCAAAAGTATAAAATATCTCAATTACCAGTAGGTTAAATGATCCTCATAACTTTAAACACACTTCTATAACCTTGGTATTTAGATGAAAAGTTGACATTGAGCCGCACACATTGAGTAGGAAAAAACATAAAGCGcacgcgcgcgcgcacacacacatatatatgcatatctaaGAATGGCTATCCGTACAAACATACCGTCAAGACTGTTTCCAGAGAAGATTTCTTTGTCACTGGATGCAACTCTGTTGGAATCTGAAAAATGCCAACAAATGTTAAATCTAATCagaaagtgttttttttttattttatttttattttttttaaatcaacaaGAATAAGGATTTGATCAGGATAGAAATTTCAAGGGTCTTTGAAAACTATAGACAAGCAAATCAACTTCTTATTAGCACACTTCCTGAAACCATTTCTATCAAATGCAGCAGTTCAGGACCTCTCCTTGAAAGGGGGACGGACCATGGAAATGTGCAAAGGGAGAACAGGAGATAATCAGAAACATCATCTTATGTGCTAATACAACATAATATTCAGGAGCAGGTTGAGTCAATCCTTTATGAGATGACAGACAAACCACTTGACATATAAATAAGCTAGAGTGCACAATTTCCCATGACATTAGTTCCACTTCTGTAAAAGAGAAGAAGACAGCTCATACCCCACGACCGTTGTCAGTGATGCTAGCGGAGTTATCAGCATGGAGGATCACATCTATCTTTGTTGCAACTCCTGCTTGTGCCTCATCAACGGCATTATCCAAGATTTCATAAACCTAGGAGGAAATATGATTAATAACTGGGGCAATAAAGTTCAGTCAAGAATTAACAGAAGCATAATTAGCACCGCCAAATACATCAAAATGAAGGAATCAGAAAGGCAAGAGATACCAAATGGTGGAGACCACGGGGTCCGGTGCTTCCTATGTACATTCCTGGTCTTTTTCTGACTGGATCCAAACCTTCCAATACCTAATCAAGCAGCAATTTGCATAATTATATTTACTGGTAGATGATCAACATATTATTCACATCATTAATTCTTTTCAATATTAAATAGAAACAATTTAAGAAGAAAATTACTGCTGagaaacaaaataaatagaagATGTCCTACATAACTATATTTATCTGCTTTGCTTTAAGCTGCAAGATATTAATGAAAGGTAAGTCTGAAGGTTACTGTCTCTTTTACATTCTTATCCAAGTAAACTATATCTTAAAAGCTGACTGTGCCTTGCAGAGTTCCTTAATAGGTAATGCACAATACAGTAGTGCTGATTCACTCTTCAGTCAATGAGCGACTAAACACTAAGTATCCACTGCATGTACTTATGAATATATACTTAcactcaaaataaaatatttgacaTTTGTATGTTGCATTACCTGTGAAAgcaattattttttattcagCTATTTTCCTGATCACCCTAAGCTACATGTTTattttcaagtcaaactaactTATAAGTAATGAACAACTATAAATCTACAGAACAAACTGATAGAGCAGATTAATAAGCaaactatacatatatatccttGATCAATTAAGGGACAGAAAGGTAAAGACGGAAAAGAAAACTGAAAAAGGACACAAAATTAAGGGAAATtaacaaaaattgaaaagaaagaattgcATTTTTTTCACAATTTACATGTAAACCACCAGATCACTTATATATGGATGATAATTTTCCAAGCTCAAAATAAGAtcgggtgtgtttggtatgaagaatATGTTTTTCTTCTGAAAAATCATTCAATGTCTAGTTACACTGTattgtggaaaatattttctcaaaggaaattattttccaCCAAAGGGAGGAATACGACTTCCGTCACTAATGAGAAATTATTTTCAATTACAAATATCTCAATTCTTACTTCAATTCACTTGCCTCGGGCCCATTGGCCATAACAATACTAGAACGGAGgcagaaaaaggagaaagacgACATTGTGGTGGAATACAATCCCAGCATTCATATGGTAGACTATTGGAACGAAAGAAAGAAGATAAATCTAACCCAATTCAACAGATCAAATTTAACTGTatacttttattttcttttggtcgAAGGAGGAATCTGTAAATGAACCAGAGTCAACACTTAGCCTCTTAGAATCCCCATACGAAAGGGAttcttcttttgctttttgCTCACCTGTTAATATCTCAACACTTCTTTAGAGTTGCTCTTATAATACAATTACCTTTCtctcaagaaaataaaaaaaatcaatagcTTCAGACCTTAACCAATACTTAGACACTCTTgtcttgtcaaaaaaaaaaaattacttggaCATTGTTGTCAACTTTTAATAACTAAGGAATATCACCATAATACTATACTCGTACCCCATCATCCACTTCTTTTTAATATTCTATTCGGATCAACTTGTGCATTCCTCGACTAAATCACCGTGTAACTATTTACCTCCCACCAACATGGGTACCGGATAGCTCTGACTATCAATACGGGTAGATAAGAAAAATTCACCCAGTTTTGCATCTATTGAGCTTCAGACCTTTGTGACCAAGGTCGTTACTCTAGTTCTTCAACCGCTAGGCTGTCCCTGCCTGCTTGACTTCTCTAATCCTTGTTTACTTGGTCACTATGTATGGATTCTACTGACATTGAAAATTGTGATTTCTCAATTCCATACATTCAGTAACTGACAATTGTTCATGGAAGCGCATTTCATCAACTTTTTGTTATTGGTTACCCAACAAAATGTTGGAAAATGATACGACAAAAAATCTCCCAAGGTAAAACACTCCCCCACAGAAAACATTCTCCATCCTAAGTACACTACCATTTTACTGTACATCtttcaatttattttctaatagaGAGAATATCTTCAAATACTTAACACAGAATTCAGACATTTCTTTTTTATCTAGCAGAGATTGGTTAATAATCTATAGAGGTTAAATTCATAGTGTTCTGAGCAACGACAATAGCAAAGGCCACATGCTGTCTAAAGCATCCTGTTTTACATGTCAAATGCCTGTCATTGCATCACTTTTGATATTCGAAGTGCTTTCACATTAGAAACGGATCGTCCACAAACGTAAAATCCAGCATCAAGCTGTAATCCCGTCTTTGTAGACATTACTCCTTAATGAGATATTGTGATAGACATTAATCTTTCAGGTTTCACAAAAGGACCTACCACTATCTAAGACTCCAAAGGAAATATGTTCCTTTCCTACAAGACTGAGAGTTCTTTGCTTTACCCAATCTTACATTagaacaaaacatcatataaTGATAGTAGCTTTTCTTTCACCTGAATTTGCTCAGAACCATAAGCTTTTGACTtggtattttcttgaaaagccTCCGTAGCAATGCTTGATGACATAAAAGCTCTTGGAGACACCACGTTTCTAATCAAAATTCCATCCGACACCCTTCTCAGCCTATTAATCACCCTGCAACAAACCCAAAAGTTTTTTACCAGATAAACCGATAAGCAAATTTTCAAGAACTCAAATagtaagaaacaaaagaaaagggttGCATTATTTATCaataatcaataaataaataaataaataaataaaagggcTGTATTTCCCTCTCCTTTAAAATAAGACCAACAGCCTCTCTTTTAGAGACATTAAGCTGACCAACATTCCTCCAAAATGAAGTTAATATGTTCCTACCACGCAAGAACAacaattaattttcaaaatacagAAAAAAGAACATATAAAAAACCAAATGAACATGTATCGGTGTGCAACATTCAACTCACTTGATGAAATACATTACACGAGCAACTAAAgtccaaaaacaaaaatggcTAAACAGATAGAAAGAAGCCATCTTCCCCCTCTttaaatacaacacaaaataacaaaatataaaaactttttttaaaataaaaacaaaaaaaagcagccggtgcactaagctccgaCAAGGTTCTGTTGTATGTAGCCTTAGTCACACAGAGGCAACTTTACCACTtacaaaatactaaaatataaaaatggtaaaaataaaaaaagagcgAGTTGTCAAATTAGCCTTCATTTCAACAAATAAGCCAACCCCAAACATTATATTAATCCCGCTCAAAATGAATTATTCCCCTCGAATGGTCACAACAGAACCGAAAAtccataaccaaaacaaaaacgTGAAAAGAAGAAAGACTCTTGCTAATAGGATGCCCTtcattttaaccaaaaatcagcTAACTTTAATATTCTTCCCTCGCAAAATTGGTCCCGTCTGGCCATGagaatttcactttatttgaaaatcagcatTTGGCCGTGaaaatggaatttgaaaaatacctAAAAcattgttttcacttttttcactttcagtgcattcaaacaaccaaatattctttgcaaaaactatgacCAAGCACAACCCagtcttcaactccaacttcaaaaattccaaataaactgaaaaatatttggtttctaCCGCCAAACGCCTAACTAATTTTTCACATTCAATCAaccagagaaaaaaaaattgttttctagAACTGAAAGagataaatattttccaaagtGAATAAGTATAAAGAGAGCAGAGTGTAGTTAACCTGGTGTTAAGGAAAACAGAGGGgcgagaagaagaagaaaaaggaagaagagaatGATGAGAGTGACAATTAAGATGAAGAAACCGAGAAGCCATTCGTTGAAGAGGAAAAGGCTTTAGCACACCCATTTCACTCACTCACACATTTATTCAAACACTATGTTTACTATGCGGGAATTCTATGAAGAAGATAAGAGAGAGCTTTTCTCATGCCTCAACTGGTAAGTACAgtaattcttttttcctttttattttgtttttatattgTTTACTTGACTACTTTATCCCTCCCTCTAAACCCTATTATTCAATTTTTTGGCCAACACGAAACTAATGTTTGGGCTCATTTTCACCTCTAACCGGCCCATCAACAATGGATTTAATTTGGGAGAAATGGGAAAATAACCATTTTTTGGATCGCTAATCTAAGTTTTAGCCACGACACAAAATTATTCAAGGTCTGTTTGGAAAGTCACCTGGTGATTGGAATTGGCAGTCATTCCGTAGTATagtaaaagatgatttatatattcaaattaataatattttaatttaacatatCTATATCTACATCTACATTTacatctatatctatatatacaaaataggagACGTACAAGCAACTTGATTAGGGCAATTGGCGCGAATGCCCctcttttgggctggtctttagaTTTTGCTCAAAATGCCAGTTTTTAATTATCGCTCTAGaaaagcaacatagtaaaaagacATTACTATCCCTAACCGTtacatataaaaacaaatatCGTTATTCTCAAATCCTTGCTTCTTTCATATCGTTA of Lycium ferocissimum isolate CSIRO_LF1 unplaced genomic scaffold, AGI_CSIRO_Lferr_CH_V1 ctg9772, whole genome shotgun sequence contains these proteins:
- the LOC132046189 gene encoding DNA gyrase subunit B, chloroplastic/mitochondrial, whose protein sequence is MGVLKPFPLQRMASRFLHLNCHSHHSLLPFSSSSRPSVFLNTRVINRLRRVSDGILIRNVVSPRAFMSSSIATEAFQENTKSKAYGSEQIQVLEGLDPVRKRPGMYIGSTGPRGLHHLVYEILDNAVDEAQAGVATKIDVILHADNSASITDNGRGIPTELHPVTKKSSLETVLTVLHAGGKFGGSSSGYSVSGGLHGVGLSVVNALSEALEVTIWRDGKEYKQKYSRGKPVTTLICQELPVKMRDRQGTAIRFWPDKEVFTTEIQFDYNTIAGRIRELAFLNPELTIILKKDDVDPEKIQHAEYFYAGGLVEYVKWLNADKKPLHDVLGFRKEVDGMTIDMALQWCSDAYSDTMLGYANSIRTIDGGTHIDGVKAALTRTLNSLGKKSKTIKEKDINLSGEHVREGLTCVISVKVPNPEFEGQTKTRLGNPEVRKMVDQSVQDYLTEYLELHPDVLDSILSKSLNALKAALAAKRARELVRQKSVLRSSSLPGKLADCSATNPEEAEIFIVEGDSAGGSAKQGRDRRFQAILPLRGKILNIERKDEAAMYKNEEIQNLILGLGLGVKGEDFKKEALRYHKIIILTDADVDGAHIRTLLLTFFFRYQRALFDEGCIYVGVPPLYKVERGKQVYYCYDDTELKKVQRSFPSNASYNIQRFKGLGEMMPAQLWETTMNPESRLLKQLVVEDAAEANVVFSSLMGSRVDVRKQLIQQAASMIDLEQLDI